The following coding sequences lie in one Candidatus Thermoplasmatota archaeon genomic window:
- a CDS encoding mRNA surveillance protein pelota, which translates to MKIVFQDHKTGELKIIAENLDDLWHLYHIIEEGDLVRGVTFRTDEQPGDKLRSKKPEKKRMKLGIRVEKVQFHEFSDRLRIQGVIEEGPQDIGSYHTFNIDAESMEAFSIVKDQWKEHQLERINEAVKQRMQPVLVFVSLDEDTATVAILRQSGVQWIADVDSKRSGKMYESKETSYEYFGDIVGILKTYVTKETPLVVIGPGFTREHFIAFGKSKYAELFSNVQTHATSHPGMNGIHEALKLGVVEQITKDNRVSLETRLVEKLFEEIKKDGCVTYGAAEVEDALHRGAVERLLISDVFVRSKKGEQLLELARQTRSDFTIINSLHEAGRKFEHLGGVAALLRFKI; encoded by the coding sequence GTGAAAATCGTTTTTCAGGATCATAAAACCGGTGAACTGAAAATAATCGCTGAAAATCTTGATGATCTCTGGCATTTGTATCATATCATTGAGGAAGGAGATTTGGTTCGTGGAGTCACATTTCGTACTGATGAACAGCCGGGTGATAAACTTCGATCGAAAAAACCTGAGAAAAAAAGAATGAAGCTCGGCATCCGGGTTGAAAAGGTTCAGTTCCATGAGTTTTCTGATCGGCTTCGAATCCAAGGAGTTATTGAGGAAGGACCGCAGGATATAGGTTCGTATCACACGTTCAATATTGATGCCGAGAGTATGGAAGCGTTTTCGATTGTGAAGGATCAATGGAAGGAGCATCAGCTGGAACGCATTAATGAGGCGGTGAAGCAGCGCATGCAGCCAGTTCTTGTTTTTGTAAGTCTTGATGAAGATACTGCAACCGTTGCGATTCTTCGGCAGAGTGGCGTGCAGTGGATTGCTGATGTTGATTCGAAACGATCTGGGAAGATGTATGAAAGTAAGGAAACAAGCTATGAGTATTTTGGTGACATTGTTGGTATTCTGAAAACCTATGTGACTAAAGAAACACCTCTCGTGGTGATTGGTCCTGGTTTTACTCGCGAACATTTTATAGCATTTGGTAAATCCAAGTATGCTGAGTTGTTTTCAAATGTTCAGACACATGCAACAAGTCATCCTGGAATGAATGGTATTCATGAGGCGTTAAAACTTGGTGTAGTTGAGCAGATCACTAAGGATAATCGGGTGTCACTTGAGACACGTCTGGTTGAGAAACTTTTTGAGGAGATTAAAAAAGATGGATGTGTAACATATGGTGCTGCGGAGGTTGAGGATGCCTTGCATCGAGGTGCAGTTGAGCGATTGTTAATTTCCGATGTTTTTGTTCGCAGTAAGAAAGGAGAACAACTGTTAGAGCTTGCTCGGCAGACCCGGAGTGATTTCACCATTATCAATTCATTACATGAAGCTGGGAGAAAATTTGAACATCTCGGTGGTGTTGCAGCGTTACTAAGGTTTAAAATTTAA
- a CDS encoding Ig-like domain-containing protein → MNKKLITVCTVLVVLILIGIVYYFTLGTRDPYHANKKPIVTIVYPSDHAVVSQLVMISGTASDPDGDQELVSVEIKIGNTTWTNVSGLTQWSYTWIAYSEKNADYMISVRAYDGKQYSKISSINVTLENPKNVSSDGHKWALFVAAANFPKENESKLGNGGLYLAEEMAAYFITHYNYATENIVILFDDGWIRKDNGYGERIETLQQRKHSYAVTYGAATKDTFIQVVTHLVNQANSYRDSEVFIWIFNHGYGDASNSATGGKLFERSQIFLWDGLLSDRDLGKMLFGLRSKKTTLIVDACYSGGFADKTIYDFSTSLLFKSGIPRSGRIVISSTSKFRQGYASTTQGPLFTLLWFEGIKTGDADGFKPGFLKRGVPSRLHLFKDGKVSVEEAFYYAKYMLRTDKAFAEYKTMEPQINDKYPYRVTNRKGLILGET, encoded by the coding sequence ATGAACAAAAAGCTGATCACTGTATGCACAGTACTCGTAGTTCTGATACTTATAGGAATTGTGTACTACTTTACACTAGGCACCCGGGATCCCTACCATGCTAACAAAAAACCAATTGTCACCATAGTGTATCCGTCAGATCATGCTGTGGTCTCCCAACTAGTTATGATCAGTGGAACTGCATCTGACCCGGATGGAGATCAGGAGCTGGTTAGTGTTGAAATTAAAATCGGCAACACAACATGGACCAATGTAAGTGGTCTAACCCAGTGGAGCTACACCTGGATTGCATATTCTGAGAAAAATGCAGACTACATGATTAGTGTACGAGCATATGATGGTAAACAGTATTCAAAAATCTCTTCGATTAACGTTACCTTAGAAAATCCGAAAAATGTTTCTTCAGATGGCCACAAATGGGCTCTCTTTGTCGCAGCCGCAAACTTTCCCAAAGAGAATGAAAGTAAACTTGGCAACGGTGGATTATACCTTGCTGAAGAAATGGCAGCATATTTCATCACCCACTACAACTATGCCACAGAAAACATTGTGATTCTTTTTGACGATGGATGGATTCGAAAAGACAACGGCTATGGTGAAAGAATAGAAACCTTGCAGCAACGCAAGCATAGCTATGCGGTTACCTATGGAGCAGCAACCAAAGATACGTTCATCCAGGTTGTTACCCATCTCGTGAACCAAGCAAACTCCTACCGCGATAGCGAAGTGTTCATCTGGATTTTCAACCATGGATATGGAGATGCAAGCAACTCAGCAACCGGTGGAAAACTATTCGAACGAAGTCAGATCTTTCTCTGGGATGGACTACTGAGTGATCGTGACTTGGGAAAAATGCTATTTGGACTTCGATCTAAAAAAACAACACTGATCGTTGACGCTTGCTATAGTGGAGGTTTTGCAGATAAAACCATTTATGATTTTTCAACATCACTTCTGTTCAAATCAGGGATACCACGTTCAGGTCGTATTGTCATTTCAAGCACCAGTAAATTCAGACAAGGATACGCCAGCACCACTCAGGGCCCTCTGTTTACCTTACTCTGGTTTGAGGGTATCAAAACAGGAGATGCTGATGGCTTCAAACCAGGTTTTCTCAAACGAGGAGTACCTTCTCGGTTACACCTCTTCAAAGATGGAAAAGTATCGGTCGAAGAAGCATTTTATTATGCTAAATATATGCTACGAACCGATAAGGCGTTTGCCGAATATAAAACCATGGAGCCCCAAATCAACGACAAATATCCGTATCGAGTAACAAACCGAAAAGGGCTTATTCTTGGCGAAACATAA
- a CDS encoding GMP synthase subunit A: MVKIYVVDNGGQWTHREWRTLRDLDVETKIVPNTISFDELQQEEVDGLVLSGGAPRIGLESTLGNCDEYLKKASFPILGICAGHQYMARFFGGDAQPSKIPEFGKIELHLLRDNEELFQHVPQKSIVWESHNDEVTKLPKDFVHLAESEYCKIQAMRHTKKPFFGLQFHPEVEHTEYGEQIFQNFVALCKQY; this comes from the coding sequence ATGGTTAAAATCTATGTTGTTGACAATGGTGGTCAGTGGACGCATCGTGAATGGAGGACCCTTCGTGATCTTGATGTTGAAACAAAAATAGTACCAAACACGATTTCCTTTGATGAGCTTCAACAGGAAGAAGTTGATGGCTTAGTTTTGTCTGGTGGCGCACCTCGGATCGGGTTGGAGTCAACGCTTGGCAATTGTGATGAATATCTGAAAAAAGCTTCCTTTCCGATTCTTGGTATTTGTGCGGGTCACCAGTATATGGCACGGTTTTTTGGTGGAGATGCTCAGCCGTCAAAAATTCCTGAGTTCGGGAAGATAGAACTTCATCTTCTCAGGGATAATGAAGAGTTGTTTCAACATGTTCCTCAGAAGTCGATTGTATGGGAATCCCATAACGATGAAGTAACCAAACTTCCAAAAGATTTTGTGCATCTCGCTGAGAGTGAATATTGTAAAATCCAGGCAATGCGACATACGAAAAAACCTTTCTTTGGTCTTCAATTTCATCCTGAGGTCGAACACACTGAATATGGTGAACAAATCTTTCAAAATTTTGTCGCTCTTTGTAAACAATACTAA
- the guaA gene encoding glutamine-hydrolyzing GMP synthase yields MFRAETFIKKTVEQLKADIRGKALIAFSGGVDSTVCAALVNKAIGDHLVAVHVDTGYMRKNESATVKQMMDSMALNNRFINASHEFYYALKNVEDPEQKRKIIGEKFIRIFERVAREECIQYLVQGTIAPDWIESGGGLRDTIKSHHNVGGLPKDMNLTLVEPLRDLYKDEVRQVARALHLNVSERQPFPGPGLAIRIIGEASPERTEIVREACYIVETEIDAAVAKGRMERPWQYFAVLIPIKTVGVHGDKRAYGNTIAIRAVQSVDAMTCQYSSIPHEVLDQISTKITNTLKDRVNRVVYDITNKPPGTVEWE; encoded by the coding sequence ATGTTTCGTGCTGAAACCTTTATAAAAAAAACTGTTGAACAGCTCAAAGCAGACATTCGTGGAAAAGCTTTAATTGCGTTTTCAGGTGGTGTTGATAGTACCGTATGTGCTGCACTCGTCAACAAAGCAATCGGTGATCACCTCGTCGCGGTACATGTTGACACAGGATATATGCGAAAAAATGAATCAGCAACCGTCAAACAAATGATGGATTCGATGGCATTGAACAATCGATTTATTAATGCAAGTCATGAGTTCTATTATGCATTGAAAAATGTTGAAGATCCTGAACAAAAACGAAAAATCATTGGGGAAAAATTTATCAGAATTTTTGAACGAGTCGCACGTGAGGAATGTATTCAATATTTGGTTCAAGGAACTATCGCCCCTGATTGGATTGAATCAGGTGGTGGTCTTCGTGATACGATTAAATCACATCATAATGTCGGTGGCCTCCCAAAGGATATGAACCTAACCTTGGTTGAACCACTCCGTGATTTATACAAAGATGAGGTTCGTCAGGTAGCTCGTGCGTTACATCTGAACGTTTCAGAACGTCAGCCGTTTCCTGGTCCTGGTCTTGCAATTAGAATTATCGGAGAAGCATCCCCTGAGAGAACTGAAATAGTTCGTGAGGCGTGTTATATTGTTGAGACAGAAATCGATGCAGCAGTCGCAAAAGGACGTATGGAACGCCCATGGCAGTATTTTGCAGTACTTATACCTATTAAAACTGTTGGTGTTCATGGTGATAAACGTGCTTATGGGAATACAATCGCGATTCGTGCAGTCCAGAGTGTAGATGCAATGACTTGTCAGTATAGTTCGATACCCCATGAGGTTTTGGATCAGATTTCAACAAAAATTACCAATACATTGAAAGATAGGGTGAATAGGGTTGTCTATGATATAACAAATAAACCTCCTGGGACTGTGGAGTGGGAATAA
- the amrS gene encoding AmmeMemoRadiSam system radical SAM enzyme, producing MHHEAKFWRPLDNQQVQCLLCPHQCTIPSGRRGICGVRENKQGKLISLIYGSCSSIADDPIEKKPLYHFYPGSLVLSIGSVGCTMKCAHCQNASISTAQPYHFPFRELTPEQTVAIAQEHNCRGIAWTYNEPTIWHEYAYDTMKYAKRQGLATVYVTNGYINEDPLRELSQYLDAMNIDAKAFTESFYHKICTARLEPVLNTCELAKNLGIHVELTYLVIPGYNDTLDEINKFCRWVLEKLGRETPVHFTRFHPDHQMTNLPATPKETMITIYSHAQNQGLLYAYLGNIAHGSYENTRCPICHKTVIERHGFSIQLTGVNNKRCMYCGTILPIISD from the coding sequence ATGCATCATGAAGCAAAATTCTGGCGGCCCCTGGATAATCAACAGGTCCAATGTTTATTATGTCCACATCAATGTACGATTCCTTCAGGAAGACGCGGAATTTGTGGTGTCCGTGAAAACAAGCAAGGAAAACTGATTTCTCTGATTTATGGGTCTTGTTCATCGATTGCTGATGACCCCATTGAAAAAAAACCATTGTATCATTTCTATCCAGGATCATTGGTATTATCGATCGGATCTGTAGGTTGTACCATGAAATGCGCTCACTGTCAGAATGCAAGTATTTCAACAGCACAACCCTATCATTTTCCTTTTCGAGAACTTACTCCTGAACAAACAGTTGCAATCGCCCAAGAACATAACTGTAGAGGTATCGCATGGACGTACAACGAACCAACAATTTGGCATGAATACGCCTATGACACAATGAAATATGCAAAAAGACAAGGACTTGCTACCGTCTATGTAACCAATGGATATATCAATGAAGACCCGCTCAGGGAACTCTCCCAGTATTTAGATGCAATGAATATTGATGCGAAAGCATTCACGGAATCATTTTATCACAAAATCTGTACCGCACGACTTGAACCTGTTCTAAACACTTGTGAGCTTGCAAAAAATCTTGGAATTCATGTCGAATTAACATATCTTGTAATCCCAGGATACAATGACACGTTAGATGAAATTAACAAGTTTTGCCGATGGGTTCTTGAAAAACTTGGTCGAGAAACACCGGTTCATTTTACCAGATTCCATCCAGACCACCAGATGACAAACCTACCGGCAACCCCGAAAGAAACTATGATTACTATTTATTCACATGCACAAAACCAAGGATTACTCTACGCATATCTTGGAAATATCGCTCATGGTTCCTACGAAAACACCAGATGCCCCATCTGCCACAAAACCGTTATCGAACGCCATGGGTTCTCAATACAACTTACAGGAGTAAACAATAAACGATGTATGTATTGCGGGACGATTCTTCCGATAATCTCTGACTAA
- a CDS encoding DNA topoisomerase I, producing the protein MKLVICEKNIAARRIAYILSNGTAKSTHIGKIPVYQFEKDGEPWDVIGLKGHIITLDYPTDFNQWQKIQPHELIEVQPIKKIHEKGIAAALKSLVDKNPFLIVATDYDREGELIGVEVVDLLKEYNKNIVQIKRAKYSAITPYEITKAFSDLVEVDYNLANAAEARQIIDLVWGAVLTRFISLTSRRLGRDFLSIGRVQSPTMALLVEREKEIKKFIPTPYWKIIAHLIKNTTFDADHSEEFFWEKQHATQIYEKIKEVHQATVKEIIKKIEEETPPSPFNTTTFLQAASYLGFSAAKAMNIAEELYMMGLTSYPRTDNTVYPNSLNIRGILEKLKTSQFSKEVDYVLTHSRDYPTRGKQQATDHPPIHPVDAPSKKLSAEQKKIYELICRRFLATLTKNAVAERTKIQLDIGGELFNAEGYKLLESNWRDVYPYYKEKHTVLPELTQGESIQVENIEIKEDATKPPQRYSQGSLIAKMEELKLGTKSTRHEIISKLYSRKYIHGSPPVPTATAIAVVEALGHCDVVKPVMTARLEEDMDAIAEGKKTLIEVVTESRQMLTEVMRDLEPLKEEIKQSITKAVRQQHNIGSCPQCGKDLMVRTSKKGKRFVGCTGYPDCKNTYSLPQQGGLILTDKLCPECKTPIIRVKFKGKRHWDLCLNPACPKKKNNGTTTSSKQTERPSSLKKKSTQDENLTEQQNAESDQP; encoded by the coding sequence ATGAAACTGGTTATTTGCGAAAAAAACATAGCTGCACGACGAATTGCCTATATTTTGTCTAATGGTACTGCAAAAAGTACTCATATCGGAAAAATCCCTGTCTATCAGTTTGAAAAAGATGGTGAACCGTGGGATGTTATTGGTTTAAAAGGTCATATCATCACCCTTGATTATCCAACTGATTTTAACCAATGGCAGAAAATCCAACCACATGAACTCATTGAGGTACAACCAATTAAAAAAATTCATGAAAAAGGTATTGCTGCAGCATTGAAATCACTTGTTGACAAAAACCCATTTTTAATTGTTGCAACTGACTATGATCGTGAAGGAGAACTGATCGGTGTTGAAGTTGTTGATCTCCTAAAAGAGTATAATAAAAATATTGTTCAAATCAAACGAGCAAAGTATAGTGCCATAACCCCATATGAAATTACGAAAGCGTTTTCTGATCTTGTCGAGGTTGATTATAATTTAGCAAATGCTGCTGAGGCGCGTCAGATCATTGACCTTGTCTGGGGTGCTGTTCTCACGAGATTTATTTCATTGACCTCACGGCGTCTTGGACGAGACTTTCTCTCTATCGGCAGAGTGCAATCACCAACCATGGCGCTTCTTGTTGAACGAGAAAAAGAAATTAAAAAATTCATTCCAACACCATATTGGAAAATTATTGCTCATCTGATAAAAAATACCACATTTGATGCAGATCACAGTGAAGAATTTTTCTGGGAAAAACAACATGCAACACAGATCTATGAAAAAATAAAAGAGGTACACCAAGCAACGGTAAAAGAAATAATAAAAAAGATTGAAGAAGAAACACCGCCATCTCCTTTCAACACGACAACGTTTCTTCAGGCAGCATCGTATCTTGGTTTTTCAGCAGCCAAAGCAATGAACATCGCTGAAGAACTCTATATGATGGGATTAACCTCATACCCGCGAACAGATAATACCGTGTATCCAAATTCACTCAATATCCGAGGTATTCTTGAAAAACTGAAAACATCTCAATTCTCAAAAGAAGTTGACTACGTCCTTACGCACAGCAGAGACTACCCAACACGGGGAAAACAACAAGCAACCGATCATCCACCAATACATCCTGTCGATGCACCAAGCAAAAAACTCTCAGCAGAACAGAAAAAAATCTATGAATTAATCTGCCGCCGTTTTCTTGCAACCCTGACAAAAAACGCTGTAGCAGAACGAACAAAAATACAGCTTGACATCGGTGGCGAACTATTCAACGCAGAAGGTTACAAACTTCTTGAATCAAACTGGCGTGACGTATATCCATACTACAAAGAAAAACATACAGTACTTCCTGAGCTTACGCAAGGAGAATCAATCCAGGTTGAGAATATCGAGATAAAAGAAGATGCGACGAAACCTCCCCAGCGATACTCTCAAGGATCTTTGATCGCAAAAATGGAGGAACTAAAACTTGGAACAAAATCAACCCGTCATGAAATCATTAGTAAACTGTACAGCAGGAAGTATATCCATGGTTCACCCCCTGTTCCCACAGCAACTGCAATCGCCGTGGTTGAAGCACTTGGACATTGCGATGTCGTCAAACCAGTTATGACGGCTCGTCTCGAAGAAGATATGGATGCCATCGCTGAAGGAAAGAAAACACTCATCGAAGTGGTCACAGAATCTCGTCAGATGCTCACAGAAGTTATGAGAGATCTTGAACCACTAAAAGAGGAGATTAAACAAAGTATCACCAAAGCAGTCCGTCAGCAGCATAACATTGGTTCATGTCCTCAATGCGGAAAAGATCTCATGGTTCGCACATCAAAAAAAGGGAAACGATTTGTTGGTTGCACCGGGTATCCTGACTGTAAAAACACGTATTCTCTTCCTCAGCAGGGTGGTTTGATCCTCACCGATAAACTCTGCCCTGAATGTAAAACACCAATTATCCGGGTGAAATTCAAAGGTAAACGACATTGGGATCTCTGTCTAAACCCAGCTTGCCCTAAGAAAAAAAACAATGGAACTACAACCTCATCGAAACAAACAGAACGTCCATCGTCATTAAAAAAGAAATCTACTCAAGACGAGAATCTAACCGAGCAACAAAACGCTGAATCTGACCAACCGTAG
- the purE gene encoding 5-(carboxyamino)imidazole ribonucleotide mutase: protein MKVQIVMGSKSDMPVAEKAKEILTEFDVEHTITVASAHRTPDVVKNLVEKSDADVFIGIAGLSAALPGVIASHTTKPVIGVPVSGKINLDAILSIVQMPPGVPVGAVGLDRGENAALLAVEILAVHDEKLEKKLVDYRKKMREKALAQ from the coding sequence ATGAAAGTTCAAATTGTTATGGGATCAAAATCAGATATGCCGGTAGCAGAAAAAGCAAAAGAGATACTTACTGAGTTTGATGTTGAACATACGATTACTGTTGCTTCAGCGCATCGGACACCTGATGTCGTAAAAAATCTTGTCGAAAAAAGTGACGCTGATGTTTTTATTGGGATAGCTGGTCTTTCAGCAGCACTCCCTGGAGTCATCGCTTCCCATACAACAAAACCAGTCATTGGAGTTCCAGTGAGCGGTAAAATCAATCTTGACGCGATTCTTTCGATTGTCCAAATGCCTCCAGGTGTTCCGGTTGGAGCAGTTGGTCTTGATCGGGGAGAAAATGCAGCGTTGCTTGCTGTTGAAATTCTTGCAGTTCATGATGAAAAATTAGAAAAAAAACTGGTTGATTATCGGAAAAAAATGCGGGAAAAAGCACTTGCGCAATAG
- a CDS encoding tRNA-dihydrouridine synthase family protein, with protein MKIGNVEIKNPFVLAPLAGVSCTAFRLLCKENGAGLIYTQMIDAERISEKKPEEVQSFLNILPQERPVTVQLIGSTKQTLLRAVHVVEPFADIIDLNVGCIEEDYLSKGCGAALLKHLDHLETLVNAMVSATAKPITAKIRIGWDNQHINGVAVAQRLENNGLAALCVHGRTADQKYAGKVNWTIMKQIKQKLHIPVIANGDVKSYTDGLAMLEKTGCDLVMIGREAMHCPWVFSQKPVDIKQQILRFIDLYQRYEQRQSVVEISDHVFWMLRDFQTTQDTKKVHLLSTVGQIQRFVARLDSRLE; from the coding sequence ATGAAAATCGGAAATGTTGAAATCAAGAATCCTTTTGTTCTTGCTCCACTTGCAGGAGTGAGTTGTACCGCGTTTCGTTTGCTCTGCAAAGAGAACGGCGCAGGGCTTATTTATACGCAGATGATTGATGCAGAACGTATCTCTGAGAAAAAACCTGAGGAGGTACAATCGTTTCTGAATATTCTGCCGCAGGAACGACCAGTAACCGTCCAACTTATTGGCAGTACCAAACAAACATTACTTCGTGCAGTACACGTAGTTGAACCATTTGCTGATATTATTGATTTGAATGTTGGCTGTATTGAGGAGGATTATCTTTCGAAAGGATGCGGTGCAGCATTGCTTAAACATCTTGATCATCTTGAGACGCTCGTCAACGCGATGGTGAGTGCAACTGCAAAACCTATCACGGCGAAAATACGGATTGGGTGGGACAACCAGCATATCAATGGTGTAGCAGTAGCACAACGTTTGGAAAACAACGGTCTTGCTGCTCTCTGCGTTCATGGGAGAACTGCTGATCAAAAATATGCGGGTAAGGTCAACTGGACGATCATGAAGCAAATTAAACAAAAACTTCACATCCCAGTTATTGCAAATGGAGATGTTAAAAGTTATACTGATGGTCTTGCAATGTTGGAAAAAACAGGATGTGACTTGGTGATGATCGGCAGAGAAGCTATGCACTGCCCGTGGGTATTCAGTCAAAAACCAGTTGATATCAAGCAGCAGATTCTCCGATTTATTGATCTGTATCAACGTTATGAACAGCGCCAGTCAGTTGTAGAGATTAGTGATCATGTGTTTTGGATGCTTCGTGATTTTCAAACAACTCAGGATACGAAGAAGGTTCATCTGTTATCTACGGTTGGTCAGATTCAGCGTTTTGTTGCTCGGTTAGATTCTCGTCTTGAGTAG
- the thiL gene encoding thiamine-phosphate kinase, with product MFFIINLLNTPRVEQFVKKLSDLGERKAIQLITSILTQDTSLVGLGDDCAAIDLGKDYLLITTDMISEKTHIPQEMRPFQIGWFLCAINLSDLAAKGGTPLGLVVSLGLPTETSEQFLKEVSRGLNTCATRFGTTIVGGDTKETREITLSGTAFGRVNKNEFMARRGAQIGDVVAVTGTLGKAGAGYYALRHNITDRKICRFLFEPWPRLNEGRILAQTHHVTSCMDLSDGLSSSLYQLQEMNQIGVEIDQEKLPISPELRSVAKKIKNLDVPAVSLHFGGDYELLVTIPPTVFEKTKKAVGKKGVSLYPIGTVTKTKKILLYTGSDTTVLENKGYEHFKKNITW from the coding sequence ATGTTTTTTATCATAAACCTTTTGAATACCCCACGTGTTGAACAATTTGTGAAAAAACTCTCAGACCTCGGAGAACGAAAAGCGATACAACTCATCACATCGATACTCACTCAGGATACTAGCCTGGTTGGTCTTGGCGACGATTGCGCCGCGATTGATCTTGGAAAAGACTATCTGCTCATAACAACCGACATGATTTCTGAAAAAACCCACATACCACAGGAGATGAGACCATTTCAGATTGGTTGGTTTCTCTGCGCAATCAACCTCAGTGACCTTGCAGCAAAAGGAGGAACACCACTTGGATTAGTTGTATCTCTGGGGTTGCCTACGGAAACCTCAGAACAATTTCTCAAAGAAGTAAGTCGTGGTTTAAACACCTGTGCAACTCGTTTTGGAACAACAATCGTTGGCGGTGATACCAAAGAAACACGAGAAATAACACTTTCAGGGACTGCATTTGGCAGGGTGAATAAAAATGAGTTCATGGCACGTCGAGGAGCACAGATTGGCGATGTGGTTGCAGTCACTGGAACGCTCGGAAAAGCTGGAGCTGGATACTATGCACTCCGCCATAACATTACTGACAGAAAAATCTGCCGATTCTTGTTTGAACCATGGCCTCGACTCAACGAAGGGAGAATACTAGCTCAGACGCATCATGTTACCAGTTGTATGGATCTTTCCGATGGTTTATCGTCATCGCTGTATCAACTCCAAGAAATGAACCAGATTGGGGTTGAAATAGATCAAGAAAAACTTCCGATTTCACCAGAACTCAGATCAGTAGCAAAGAAAATAAAAAACCTTGATGTTCCTGCTGTTTCTTTGCATTTCGGTGGTGACTATGAACTCCTTGTTACAATTCCGCCAACTGTGTTTGAAAAAACAAAAAAAGCCGTAGGAAAAAAAGGTGTATCTCTCTATCCGATTGGAACTGTAACAAAAACAAAAAAAATTCTATTATATACTGGGAGTGATACCACAGTTCTTGAGAACAAAGGGTATGAACATTTTAAAAAAAACATTACGTGGTAA
- the purM gene encoding phosphoribosylformylglycinamidine cyclo-ligase: MTYADSGVDIYQKEEAITSLLSSITTKRTGFGKPLGGHYAGLIDFGPYALVLCTDGVGTKIKIAEALNKWDTIGIDCIAMNVNDAICVGAEPLAFVDYLAVNNPDAEITKEIGKGLNKGAELARISIIGGETADLPEIINGLDLAGTCLAYVKKTDIVMGDRIRPGDIIIGLSSTGVHSNGYTLARKVVTESGFAYTDRFPEGWYPGKTIGEIMLEPTRIYVREILQLLKKIKVHGLAHITGSGLRNLPRLKKQVKYVLTDPFAPQPIFQFLQTYGNIEDAEMYHTFNMGMGFAVIVAEQDAEETVKILTKYSDAEVQIVGMITKGSGVEVPSLNIAFQP; this comes from the coding sequence ATGACGTATGCAGATAGCGGTGTTGATATTTATCAGAAAGAAGAAGCAATTACCTCGCTACTTTCAAGTATTACAACAAAAAGAACCGGGTTTGGCAAACCCTTAGGGGGGCACTATGCAGGTCTTATCGATTTTGGACCATATGCATTAGTCCTTTGTACTGATGGTGTTGGAACGAAAATCAAAATCGCTGAAGCATTGAACAAGTGGGATACTATTGGTATCGATTGTATCGCAATGAATGTCAATGATGCGATCTGTGTTGGTGCAGAACCGCTTGCATTTGTTGATTATCTAGCGGTAAACAACCCAGATGCTGAAATAACAAAGGAAATCGGTAAGGGGTTAAACAAGGGAGCAGAACTTGCTCGAATATCAATTATTGGTGGTGAAACTGCTGATCTGCCTGAAATCATCAATGGTCTTGATCTTGCAGGAACGTGTCTAGCCTATGTGAAAAAAACTGATATCGTGATGGGTGATCGTATTCGTCCTGGTGATATCATCATTGGCCTTTCAAGCACTGGAGTTCATTCTAATGGCTACACGCTTGCACGAAAAGTAGTTACTGAATCTGGTTTTGCATACACTGATCGATTTCCTGAGGGCTGGTATCCCGGGAAAACCATTGGTGAAATCATGCTTGAACCAACAAGAATCTACGTTCGAGAAATCTTGCAGCTTCTTAAAAAAATCAAAGTCCATGGATTAGCTCATATCACCGGAAGCGGCCTTCGGAATCTCCCTCGATTAAAGAAACAGGTGAAATATGTACTTACCGATCCCTTTGCACCTCAGCCTATTTTTCAGTTTTTACAAACGTATGGAAACATCGAAGACGCAGAGATGTATCATACATTTAACATGGGCATGGGATTTGCAGTAATCGTTGCAGAGCAAGATGCCGAAGAAACCGTCAAAATTCTTACAAAATATTCAGATGCAGAGGTACAGATCGTCGGAATGATCACGAAAGGATCTGGTGTTGAAGTCCCAAGTTTGAATATAGCGTTCCAACCATAG